The genomic segment GATCCAAAATTGAAGAAGGAAAAGGACTCCAGCAgaataactgaaaaataaacttttaattcacacacacacacatatatgtatgtatgtatgtatgtatgtatgtatgtatgtatgtatgtatgtatgtatgtatgggaacagttatccagaatgttgaggacctggggtttattggataacggatgtttccataatttggatcttcataccttaagtctactagaaaatcatgtaaacattaaataaagcaaataggctggttttgcctccaataaggattaattatatcttagttgggatcaagtacaagctactgttttattactacgcagaaaaaggaaatcatttttgaaaatttggattcatttattataatggagtctatggtggacggcctttccataattctgaactttctggataacgggtcccatacctgtctaggCTAAGTCTAACAAATTTGGCCAGTGAGTGTCATGCTCCTCCCTTCTTCACTAGCTTTTAAACGGCATATTACCCTTGTATGAGGGCCTTCCGCCTCCGGGGGGTAGATTCTCACCAGATTGTTAGGGGTCACGTTGAGATAATGGTTACGATGCGATGGGGAGAAGACCCCGACCTGCAGAAGAAAGTCGATGAGCAAGCTGTTTGTAAAGTATTTGAATATGGAGAAAAGGTGAAATGGAGATACCTGCTGTAATAAAAGGACGCTGCCAACCTTCAGGTCACTTTCTTTCTCCTCCAGTAATAGGTGGTGGACAGTGCCCTGTATATCCCCTGGCATGGgaggagatagagagagagatcagTCAACTGCATAACACACTGACAATTGGGCCTCCCACTTGAGAACCCGGTCTTTCTCAACACAAAATAGGTCAGGACAATGCTAAAAGTCATATAGGCCAATAGTAAAAAGGGCTGAAGAGAATTGTCATTGGCTGGTACTCTGGCAGAACAGTCTGACCCTGGAAAGAACTGTAACGGGTCACAATAGGTTAATAAGATGCAGAAAGGTATGAGGAAGAAAGAGTTAAAGCATCACTCACCTGTGTGGTCTCTGAATACTGCGCTAGCATCGCCATTGGCTGGAGTAAGAGATTTGAGAGCCACAGCCATTCGTGGGACCTTGTTTTTTGGGAGCTGCTTCAGAGCTGCCTGTCAAAGCAGCAAAGCATTTAACCATGGAGAGTTCCCAAATTGCAGCCAAACCAAACCCACAAGGCACAGAATTAAGACCTCAACTCTGCACCTATTAAGCCGTTGCCTATCATCAattttctgcttaaagggatactgtcatgggatgcatcagttaatagtgctgctccagcagaattctgcatccTTATCtcaaaaacagcaaacagatttttttatatttaattttgaaatctgacatggggctagacatattgtcagtttcccagctgcccccagttacgtgacttgtgctctgataaacttcagtcactctttactgctgtactgcaagttgaaatgatatcagcccccccccccattttccccccagcagcctaacaacagaacaatgggaaggtaaccacatagcagctccctaacacaagataacagctgcctggtagatctaagaacaacactcgataataaaatccaggtcccactgagacacattcagttacattgagtaggagaaacaacagcctgccagaaagcagttccatcctaaagtgctggctctttctgaaatcacatgatcaggcaaaatgacctgagatgcacctacacaccaatattacaactaaatacacttgctggttcaggaatgacattttatattgtacagtgaattatttgcagtgtgaacagtgaaatttagaaataaaaacaacatcataaaaatcatgacggaatccctttaagggTCCCACATTCAACCCACTTAATAAACACTGATAACCTTAAAACCTGCAGAGGAATTTACATTTTGGAAAGGACAAATAAGATCATTCCAGGAACAAAAATGAAGGACAGTGGTTACCTTACGCAGCACCATCACTACACTGTATGTCCTTAGGAAGCAGGAGGGATCATTCTCATCCAATGCCAACTCAGCTTTCAAGGCTGCCCACGGACCTCTGCCAAACTCCTCTTCAATTGGTTGTGGAGAAGCCATGCTTGTCTGCTTACACAAGAGTTATATGTGGGTGACTGACAAGAACTCAGGGAGGCAGAAGCAAGTTTGCACTTATAGAGAAGAAACAGAAAACAATGTAGAATTGTGTAAATGCAGATGATTGTTATATTGAGTTACCTTAGTGCCAAGCTTGGCTCTTGCCCCGTGAGCTGGAGTGTGAGGAGTAGATACAAGGATTTCATCCAGCCCCCTGGTACTACCCTGGAACAAAGAACAGGGGGGACTAAGTGCAAGTAAATGGAATGAATGCAGGTGTAGCTGTGATAAAGAAGTTAATACACTAAGCATACACGGGTAGGTAAGTCCTGCTGCTCTGAATCCAGGCGCAAGGGCATCCCCATGCCAAGCAGAAGCTTTACCGACTAAACTGACATCTCTGAAATTGAATCCTAACCAAGTTAGAGTTATTTGTAAGTACGGATGTTAGCGGCATCTGTCTGTTTTCTGCACGGCTGgtcctgactcttgaaacaatgtggaCAAAGCTTCTGTGCTTTGTGGTtgagtcaaaaccagcagtgcagaaatggGCCTCATCGCTAAAGCCAATATTGCTTCTCAGCTTTGTCACCTGCTGCGGCAATAAGCCAGCTGGCCCGGGGAACCTTCTCTCTTTTGGTGGTGGCGTCTCCCACGAAAGTCTCCTTGGCGTCTGATTGGCTGCAGTCACCAGCTGCACTAAATGGTTTGTTACCACAGGGGTCTGCAAGGAATTGGGAATGAGTGGACGTGGGGATATGAGAGGAGCTTTAGGAGTTGTGTGGACATTCTGGGCACTGGAAACTGGGCTATTTCGGTGCAAAGTGCCACCTCTCCATGGTTGTGAAGTGCTAGACAAACCCTGCACCACCGGCCGCAGCTGAACAGAAGGGGTGCAGTGGCTTTGAGTCTCTACCCTGTGAGGAGTCACAGACTGCGGGTCTATCATGTCTCTTCTACAAGGTCTCTTAGCAGTGGGGCCTGGACTCTGAAAGTGCTCGGTTCCTTTTGAAGGTATCTGCAGGGGAGATGGAGAGTTGGCACCAACACTGTTCATCTGATAAGTGCCTGGCTGGCACACTGCAGCACCCTTATAACTGGATCTGGGATCATGTGCCTGGAACCCAACACTTGCTTTTCCAGTTGGGCACAGTCTGAGTGAGGACGAGCTGTTTCCAGCAGAGCCAACACTCATAGACTGCCCAGCTTCTTGTGGGACCTCTAGCATGCTGCATACAGATAACAGCTCTTCATCATCC from the Xenopus laevis strain J_2021 chromosome 9_10L, Xenopus_laevis_v10.1, whole genome shotgun sequence genome contains:
- the hrob.L gene encoding homologous recombination OB-fold protein isoform X1: MALRFQNLFSSENDDFDDEDFLSALDNTEENVLYTVPSGLRSLRPISHAPAKCTDEPKSQVPPPPPWHQKEVEKHDQTQRTFDLAQDMDDEELLSVCSMLEVPQEAGQSMSVGSAGNSSSSLRLCPTGKASVGFQAHDPRSSYKGAAVCQPGTYQMNSVGANSPSPLQIPSKGTEHFQSPGPTAKRPCRRDMIDPQSVTPHRVETQSHCTPSVQLRPVVQGLSSTSQPWRGGTLHRNSPVSSAQNVHTTPKAPLISPRPLIPNSLQTPVVTNHLVQLVTAANQTPRRLSWETPPPKERRFPGPAGLLPQQGSTRGLDEILVSTPHTPAHGARAKLGTKQTSMASPQPIEEEFGRGPWAALKAELALDENDPSCFLRTYSVVMVLRKAALKQLPKNKVPRMAVALKSLTPANGDASAVFRDHTGDIQGTVHHLLLEEKESDLKVGSVLLLQQVGVFSPSHRNHYLNVTPNNLVRIYPPEAEGPHTRLETPPVASEQTDLNSNRVRSPARPSAAIRTAGAAQPSSLGEWDMDDLDSLLCDLSEDTGD
- the hrob.L gene encoding homologous recombination OB-fold protein isoform X3, yielding MNGRGDFLSALDNTEENVLYTVPSGLRSLRPISHAPAKCTDEPKSQVPPPPPWHQKEVEKHDQTQRTFDLAQDMDDEELLSVCSMLEVPQEAGQSMSVGSAGNSSSSLRLCPTGKASVGFQAHDPRSSYKGAAVCQPGTYQMNSVGANSPSPLQIPSKGTEHFQSPGPTAKRPCRRDMIDPQSVTPHRVETQSHCTPSVQLRPVVQGLSSTSQPWRGGTLHRNSPVSSAQNVHTTPKAPLISPRPLIPNSLQTPVVTNHLVQLVTAANQTPRRLSWETPPPKERRFPGPAGLLPQQGSTRGLDEILVSTPHTPAHGARAKLGTKQTSMASPQPIEEEFGRGPWAALKAELALDENDPSCFLRTYSVVMVLRKAALKQLPKNKVPRMAVALKSLTPANGDASAVFRDHTGDIQGTVHHLLLEEKESDLKVGSVLLLQQVGVFSPSHRNHYLNVTPNNLVRIYPPEAEGPHTRLETPPVASEQTDLNSNRVRSPARPSAAIRTAGAAQPSSLGEWDMDDLDSLLCDLSEDTGD
- the hrob.L gene encoding homologous recombination OB-fold protein isoform X2: MALRFQNLFSSENDDFDDEDFLSALDNTEENVLYTVPSGLRSLRPISHAPAKCTDEPKSQVPPPPPWHQKEVEKHDQTQRTFDLAQDMDDEELLSVCSMLEVPQEAGQSMSVGSAGNSSSSLRLCPTGKASVGFQAHDPRSSYKGAAVCQPGTYQMNSVGANSPSPLQIPSKGTEHFQSPGPTAKRPCRRDMIDPQSVTPHRVETQSHCTPSVQLRPVVQGLSSTSQPWRGGTLHRNSPVSSAQNVHTTPKAPLISPRPLIPNSLQTPVVTNHLVQLVTAANQTPRRLSWETPPPKERRFPGPAGLLPQQGSTRGLDEILVSTPHTPAHGARAKLGTKTSMASPQPIEEEFGRGPWAALKAELALDENDPSCFLRTYSVVMVLRKAALKQLPKNKVPRMAVALKSLTPANGDASAVFRDHTGDIQGTVHHLLLEEKESDLKVGSVLLLQQVGVFSPSHRNHYLNVTPNNLVRIYPPEAEGPHTRLETPPVASEQTDLNSNRVRSPARPSAAIRTAGAAQPSSLGEWDMDDLDSLLCDLSEDTGD